ttttttttctagagaaactttttgaataatattctggagatgatttatatatttatataactaattaGTTTACAGTTGTATAATTTCTAGTactatcaaacatttttatacaactttttttatattaattttcaaaaacatggAGCTAGAAAATCACGAGAGACCAAGTAAACTTTATTTGACGAATTCTTATCCTCAAGGCATCTTTCTCGTTGTTTACGTTTATGTATGTTGCGTAAATCATTTATTAGTATTGTAATTGCATaatcatatgtatatatgcatctgcataaatcatgttttaaatgttatgaAACGAAACGATGGAAATACTCATGGTAACCGTTACctagagattttttattttattctaaagtattctaaattattttgataatttttgtacaaaattgcTCTAAGAAAACAAATAACAGCGTTTTTAGTTTTACTAGACGTTTGTTATTGGCTATTTATTTTATCGCTGTTGCTCACGCACGGTTACCAtcgctttaatttttttcttaaagttacGTTAGTGAattcttattttcttttcatttttttttcttttatttaaagaatgtATGCCCAAACCAAAACTTATAATCGATGTATGTGCGCTccactgcgcctatccctaaatcagtcgGTGTATGTACACTCACTGCGTCTATCCCTATATCAGTCAATGtacgtaaataaataaatcaatgtAACTTTCAAcatacaacaataataataactttcaataaaaaatagttaaaaaaacatttaaaaatgtttatcttaGTGAAGGATTCGATCCTGGATCACCGTGGAAGATAATCCAATGAGATACCATAAACGCTCATTGTAGAGttacaattctttttaaatttgtacaaataaaacttacatAATCAAGCAATATTATTCGCGGCCGTGATTTAAAATACACTCAAACCTCTTTTTGTGCGGTAGATAGGGAccgcataaaaaaaaattacataaaacttCAAGAGTAccgataaaaaatagttttcgaAACAATATTAGAAACATTTTTCTTATGCGGTTAGATACGGAccccataaaataattttgctttagaATAAACACATAtgagcatttttaaatattttatttacatacgtatttattttatgcatacAAAACTTATCAAAATGTATAACAATTGAATCGATGTATACAAAAACGTTCTAAgtcataaaaactattttttcggGGAACgagaaaaaacttattaaatccaaaattattactttaatgaattcaaaaaaaaattccgggTGCTTTTTGAcatctttaaatattagatttgttaaaatatatatcaaaatttgtgatatatatatgtgttatacATAGTTAAAGTTGTCtgacttaaaaatagtttttataacttaGAACGTTTTTGTATACATCGACTCAATTATCCTTCGTAGTCTGATAATGTAACGCAATTTGTGTTTGCATTTTCATAACAGTAACTATATAATGACGTATGTACGTCATGACGTATGACGTATATTACACGTACGTAACATACGTAATATACGTCATACGTACGTCGTACGTATGACGCATATTACACATTTTAATCGTTGAGATTGAAATTATTGCgcgttcaaaaattaaattatatgagATCGCACAAAAAAAAATCGCATAAAACAAAACGCACAAATAAAGTATCGCATAATAAAGGACCGCATAAAAAGAGGTTTAAGTGTAGACCAATCAAACTTTACTACCGTgactttaagataaaaaattatatcattttatatgttatatatcattttatatgTTATAGCGACCAAAAAGACGACGGCTATTGATAAATTGATTCAGGAAtacaaaagttacaaaagatttaaaataaatcatggTTTCTCAAAATCTGTTAAAAGAACAACGATCATTGATGAAAAGGACAATAATATAGAAGCTCAAACTTCACCCGATACCAAAATTACGAGCGTTTCGGGTTACGTTAAGTCACGTGTCCAACCTAAACAAACTCGTTTGCGCCCTAAACAAAAAGCAGCTCATGAAACCTATGAAGATCGCCACAAAAGTGTTGTCGATAGTATAACATTTGTTGCACCACAaccgaaaaaaaatttaaaattaattatgtcgAATCCTCATCCTGACGAGAATTTGTTGCTAAAACTTCTTCCGCTTAACGCAAAGAATTTCCCAGGTCGTGTTTTAACTGAGGATAGCTCCAACGAATATCATTCAAGTAATAAAACAGAATCGTCTCAAACAGACTCAAGAATAGAAGAATCAAAAAACGCCATGAAAATAAAGACTAAACCTAAATCTTTAGATGAAAGCCATAAAACATTAGCTAAAAACAAGAAAGTTTATCCGAAGCAACGTACTTACAACTTAACTTTTTTGAACATAAGTGATTCAAAAAAACCTCatcaaaggttttttaaattcaatgaaGAATCGATTGAAGCAACTACAGACAGCGAAAATCTCAAAGAAGATAAAGACCGTGAAGCTCATAAACGTAAAAACACCGAGTATTTTGAGGAAGATAAATACCTAGAAAATCATGAGAGAGATAAAAACAGCGAGTTTTACGTAAAAGATACGAAAAAGGACAGTGAATTCcgtgaaaaaaatgttaactctGAAATTTACGAGAAAGATAAAGatagaaaaattaatgaaaaagataaaaacagtGAACTTCGTGAAACAGATATAAATTCTGAATTTTATGAGAGAGATAAAAATAGTGTATTGCATGAAAGagataaaaacatattacatgaaaaagataaaaacagtgaatttcttgaaaaagaaataaagccTCAATTTTATGAGATAGATAAAGATAGCAAATTGAATGAAAGAgataaaaacagtaatattCGTGTAAAAGATATAAATCCTGAATTTTATGAGAGAGATAAAGATAGCAAATTGAATGAAAGAGATAAAAACAGTAATGTTCGTGTAAAAGATATAAATCCTGAATTTTATGAGAGAGATAAAGATAGCAAATTGAATGAAAGAGATAAAAACAGTAATGTTCGTGTAAAAGATATAAATCCTGAATTTTATGAGAGAGATAAAGATAGCAAATTGCATGAAGTAGATAAAAACAGTGAAAACAAAGTGAACAATAAATTCAGTGAAATTCTTGAAAAGAACCGGAAACATCACAAAGGTAACAATGATTTAACAGCAGAAAGCAAAACGGTTCTAAAATATCCCCAAAATAGACATGCAAAAAATGCTGAAAATCGAACATCACTAAAAAATcaacttcaaataaataatcttcataGCTTTAGTGGAATACCGAAAAATGCGGAAAAAAATACAAGGTTTAATCAAGAAAAGTTTGAACTTAAGATACAGGAGAACAGCACCTTTGAGAGATTAAACAAAAAGCAACATactttaaagcaaaaatttacTTCAGGGGGTCAATTCAATTCAGACAAATTAAAAGAGTACATTGTACATGACAGCTTTAAAACAGAGGAAGaccaagttttaaaagaaaaacactcTAGCTCTGAATACTTTAACCGAAGCGCAGTTTTTCCCAGTTCCAAAAATCACCCTAACTTACACACAAATCTTTCATCAacggaaaaaaatattttttccatttcgTTAGGAAATACTTCACTAATAAAAGCAGCTAACAAACAGCATAAAGACAATAACTTACACATAAACTCTAAAATAGAATCGATTAAAAAATCTACACGTAAGAAATGGAGGACAATAAGAAAACCATTAGttcaaaatatacatataaaatcgTTCGAAAAATCTCAaaacaattttcacaaaaaacattATCACCGAAATAAACGGCCTGTAATTTTAGTTGCTAAAATAGCTGACGATCTTGACCGCAATACTTTTGTTGAAGATATTTTTCGAGCTTTAGGAATAagtgatattttaaaagttgacgTCTCAAGAGACCAAGATGAAGAGTTGCACTACGGTGATGACGAACTCTCTGGAGATTCACAAAGtgtaaaaatgaacaattttgaaagttatccggaaaaagataacaTAAAACATACATCCCGGGAAAACAATtctcttaaaaacaaaagtttacattttcCTAAAACGTCTCTAAAACAGTCGAAATTTTTATCATCGCATGCTTTAAAATCAATTCGGTTACACGGTGCGGTCGGAAATATAGTGAACGATTAAAACAAACCtagaaaatgattaaaatgaaCCTAGATACTTTTTGTAATTAATCaaccaacaaaacttttttttataacttgattATTGTCTATAGtgtgtattattatattattatttatctataagtttattttatactaaataaaattattttaacaattttcaataaaatgtaTCCACGAAAACTAGTATTTAGTAAATCATTATTAATCACctatgaatatataaaataaaaaatatatatttttttgtattgtaacGTTAATAAAGATAAGtgtcttattttaaaagttctttgaCTTATAAGTGAACGAACTTTTGCATATATGCATGAAAGTATTAAAACGTAGTACAAATGTATTCAGTTAATAATACACAAAGCTCTCGttaaaaacttttctcaaaaaactattttcgtTTAATTACTGTACAAATACAGAAATGATTATTCGCCGATGCCATTCGCTATCGCTCATTGTAAATACGTTTTCACTCAAGACACATACGCAATCACTCATTATACACACGTTATCACGCATTATACACTCGCAATCAGTCATTATACATACGCTGACACTCATTATACATACGCTATCACTCGTACATACGTTATCACTCATTATACATACGTTATCACACGCTGTCATGCATTACACATACGCAATCACTCATTATACATAGGCAATCACTCGTTACACATTGATAATCACTTGTTATACATATGCAATTACTCGTTATACATACGCTATcacaaatatttctaataacAAATGTTCCTCAtaacagaaatatttttgtatttaaacataataatccATTCGAGCGAGTCATTTAAGAACTAGAGACTTTCACTTTagtaaactttatgaaaaaaattatcttgtttATATGTACCTTTTATAGATATTCAAcattaataaattcaaataccctatctgataaaaatttttagagtgactagagtttttttttgtcatgacTTTGTAAGTATGatatgtttaacaaaaaagtagAAAAGCGAGAATAAATTATGTCGctcaaactttaattatttaactagttaaattaattttgtccaATAAGGtatgtaaaataagaaaaagattgTTGTTTAATTCCCTTCCTGTTTTTCAAGCTCATTAGTCTACTAAAACATGAAGGGAATTCTTCTATTCCAACGTTGTCCttcagatgttttttttttgtgtatttgtgtttggtttcatactttttttattgtaatttatacatgtattttgtaatgttcaatgatattataatagaaccaattatttgttaattcaatACAGTCTTAAACGTTATACCAATATTTAACGTCAAGACGAGTAATTTCCTCTAGACGTTAATTTTGACGTTAACTTAATTTTGACGTTATATTAAAACTCAAAAGTCGAAATATTTGCTGAGTTCTTCCATTAAACCAAGTAGAACGGGTAAAATGATGATCGTTggttgttattataaaatactttttgtttggTTTCATGTTTTCTAAAAAGCAACACATTTGGAAAAGTTAACTTCAATCCTTTTTCGaatggattttttttatcttttctgaCTTCTAGTCAtcatgtcaaaaataaatgcattaattacgttattaaatatattatcgTTTTGAAACCAAAATAACATTGCACAATTTGTCTTGAATCGATTTCCAATACTTCCCAGTTCCCttacttcatttatttttatttaatattaatctaattttaagttttaattcaaatcaaattttagttttatttataataaaaaattttttttaaactttaataactaaaataatttattaaaaaacttttttttaaagtacctttttttttagttttactaacatcataaaactaaattaatatttaatattttattaaattatcttCCTCTCATTTTTTTCTCGATCGCCAATAAAGTCCAACTTTTCTCGATCACCAATAATAACACCAATAACGCacaaatttaaaactgaaaatcaaaattagtatgtaggttttttttttcagctcaGGTCAATTCAAGTCAGGTCAATTCAGGTCAGGTCAAGGACAattcaggtcaggtcaggttatcctgctactggtaacatgtaacccagtacaatctgcttcatgtcctgctgccttgtaggatacgcttttttaggcaaaggcgaGGAGATGCCAACTCCAACTTAAAACACctcctgccttggggctcttagttgagtaaaggctagcgatggtgtctcgataaaaatattcatcttgggcagatgttaaatgcatccggctactATCATGTAGAAGGCCTTcaaggcaaagacttaaggggtaaacagattctatctgttgaccagcctcgcaccctctttttcatctattagactagcgcagatgtatttttaatacattgtttccagtttaggatgttgaatgctggatcttcttgactcaatgcatgggttttgcttgtgtctgtttttatgacaaggcaactcattctattatttactaattagggtacagctctaaaactcagtttaaatGGTTCttaggccggctggtagtcaggtttcccaaactccgtggtagctctcagagaggctgattccatcaacagctgaaagacatcaaagtattaacagtgccatgttcaGCATGGATGGTGttcctgtttgtacttttagtATGCATTGCGGAGGctacatttggagccctttgttacggcttagggtttattagttgtaatgaggcaattgcttgggctattaaacagtgttctgagtactatctatgctttgaTTCAAGTtcttcaatcaaatttaaaaatgaataaagtaccaaaaactttaaaatataaaaaaccatcattatcaccaagttctctaaatctatcattcactaatattcgtggtcttcgaagtaacttttcttctgttgagtcttatctcttgcaaagttcaccagacctatttgctctttgtgagactaatttgagttcagttGTCTCATCTTGcaatcttagtgttgatggttatcttcctttaattcgtaaagactccaatagtcacatactCGGCCTGGACACTGCAGAATTACTGACACTAGAACCAAGCCATctgaatggcttggttctagtgtcagtgaTTCTGCAGGCTTTAAAGCCCACAaattttgcctttctcaatccctaactcaaatagtcaactttccaactcgctttccagacaacccgaatcctttaccttctctactcgacttaattcttgtttctgatcctagtcagtgctcaatttctccacattcacccttaggtgcttctgattacagtttgatctctctaaaactaatatctcattcttcttcatcaccTGAATATTATCGTACCTCTTACAATTACagtaaagctgactgggattctttccgtgattttcttcgtgatagcccttgggtagaaatcttttatcTTCCTGCTGACATATGtgtttcttacataacttcgtggattcaagctggcatggaatcttttgtTCCCTCTCGGCGAttctcgatggacagcactcttctttttattcagtaacttcaggggttcctcaagattctatccttggctctatactctttttaatttacattaacaatcttccagatactCTCACagctaaggtggcattgtttgctgatgatactaccatttactcttgtcgaGATAAGAAatcaacactctctgattgcttggagggggtatttgagcttgaaaaggatctcacttctgctacagcatggggctcacagtggctggtgaacttcaatacagataaaactcaatttttttcagacaaTCGTTATCgctataatttagatttttctatatttatgaacggtgatgtactcgatgagtcatctactcttcaccttctaggattaactcttacttccaatctttcttggaaaccatatataaaatcagttgcaaaattagcatctgctaaggttgcatctctttatcgagctcgacactttcttacttcggattctattctctatctctataaatctcaaatccggtcttgtatggaatactgttgccatatctggggcggatcttttaatgatgccctttctcttttagataaagtgcaaaaacgcattgtaaacatagttggaccttcTCCTGccgccaacctccaaccattatcacatcgtcgtaatgttgcttctctttctcttttctacaaatactataatgggcactgctctaaagagccagcgtctcttgtgccatttactaaaattcattcttgtgttactcgtaattcaattaagtcttatcctttttctgtgactgttactaagtgctccaaaaactctcattcgtttagtttttttcctcgaacatcaggtctttggaattcgcttccttcatcttgctttcctgattcatataatttgcagtcctttaagtcgtctgtcaatcgttatcttgctctacaattttcatcttttctcttccagtaacttccaactttaattagtggttgcttgaagccttgttggaagcgaagatgtttaaaaaaaaaaaaaaaaacttaaagtcaaattttctttagttttctaTGCCTTAAAGCAAACTTGAtgctgaataaaaagttttttatttttgattttaagatattttttatttatttaaaatcaatttgttttttaatattatctttttaaagctattttaattcataaactttgaagttttgcactttttaaattgtcatttaCTTTTATTGCTATAAAAACCTCGTACTTTTATCAAACTGTAGTtctttaggattttttttcttcacagcTTATTTGATAACCTTTCAAGGCCAGGCGCTAATAAATGTCAATTAGGGGAATGCCGTGAGgatattttaactaattaagATGCAGGGCCGACGACATAGGTTTCGAAGTGGAGGGGTAAAATCGTCAATTTTTTCTCCTATTTTCAGTTTTGAATCTTTCCAATATGTATGTTCTGACTGTACTTTATTGATATAAAGtatgaaaaatatctaaaacCCTACGTCacataaaatatgttattaaaattgtaTTGAAAGCCTAATTTCAAGAAGCACTtctagttatattttaaatctcataaaatataaaaaatcttaggATTAAATGAAAAACCCTTTCTTAGCGTTTAACCATCTTGATTCCCGttgtgttattatttatatatgcataattataatatttacataattataaacaattacataattataagaataagataacatttaattaaaaaatacaaaaaaaaaatactctatAACTTATACTGCTTTTAAATTTACGTTGGATTTAATGGAAAATTATAAGATACACCGTTGCTGCGCAACAGAGAACAAATctagaaaattaataatttatttttatttgcaagtCATCCCACAAATCATCCTTTTATTTTCGTTACTGTGAGACATATACCACAGGATTAAAACGCTCGATAGAAATTTGTCTAAAACAACTTTTTGTCCAAAATAAACCTACTGCAACGCAATGTGATACGgtttatcttttatgtttagttttatgcataaaattagtttattataatattttataatagatatttttatCAAGGATTATATGTTCAGTAATTTACAATAAACGTTTGTTTTTTACTGTCTtcgcaaacaaacaaaaagtctATTTTCTTGTTGCGAcagtattatttaaaagaaagtttgtgaatattttttaaaaactttaaaaatacgtAATAACATAATTTGACCTTTGGTACTTACCTACTGAGCTTGAGGTTTgagttttaacttaaaatttattttgtcaaatattttaatgataatagaTGAAATACATgcaattattagttatttttattcattttaattaatttttttttttttaccaacttttgcgttaaattttgtttaacatgaaattacataaataaaaaaatatatctactGTAATGATTTTTCAAGTTTCGTTTAaaatgaagaatttttttaaaaaaaagtttaatccaataaaaaaaggttttagaaaaggtaaattatattactattttctttataaccttttaatttttctttataacttttataagttattcatttttttaattggagtTAAAAAAGTATACTACATGTTTCGTGCAATGATATATGAAAAGTACTTTTCTGAAAGGGAGCTAAGTCTATTTTTTccgaaatttagtttttttttaacattcggATTCTTTATTGAAAAAGGTACAAATCTAACTATGTTAGTATGGATGAAAAAACTGTTCCTCATCTTTactaacttttacaaaattattgatATTCAAAAAACGCGTCGCcggataattatttttttaaatttttctcaaaacaattaaaacgtTACTTAGCACCTTTTAGAAAAATGCTCCT
This genomic interval from Hydra vulgaris chromosome 01, alternate assembly HydraT2T_AEP contains the following:
- the LOC105850894 gene encoding repetitive organellar protein isoform X1, which translates into the protein MLPSRIWILTLCLACIYLAFHHVSGRKTTKKTTAIDKLIQEYKSYKRFKINHGFSKSVKRTTIIDEKDNNIEAQTSPDTKITSVSGYVKSRVQPKQTRLRPKQKAAHETYEDRHKSVVDSITFVAPQPKKNLKLIMSNPHPDENLLLKLLPLNAKNFPGRVLTEDSSNEYHSSNKTESSQTDSRIEESKNAMKIKTKPKSLDESHKTLAKNKKVYPKQRTYNLTFLNISDSKKPHQRFFKFNEESIEATTDSENLKEDKDREAHKRKNTEYFEEDKYLENHERDKNSEFYVKDTKKDSEFREKNVNSEIYEKDKDRKINEKDKNSELRETDINSEFYERDKNSVLHERDKNILHEKDKNSEFLEKEIKPQFYEIDKDSKLNERDKNSNIRVKDINPEFYERDKDSKLNERDKNSNVRVKDINPEFYERDKDSKLNERDKNSNVRVKDINPEFYERDKDSKLHEVDKNSENKVNNKFSEILEKNRKHHKGNNDLTAESKTVLKYPQNRHAKNAENRTSLKNQLQINNLHSFSGIPKNAEKNTRFNQEKFELKIQENSTFERLNKKQHTLKQKFTSGGQFNSDKLKEYIVHDSFKTEEDQVLKEKHSSSEYFNRSAVFPSSKNHPNLHTNLSSTEKNIFSISLGNTSLIKAANKQHKDNNLHINSKIESIKKSTRKKWRTIRKPLVQNIHIKSFEKSQNNFHKKHYHRNKRPVILVAKIADDLDRNTFVEDIFRALGISDILKVDVSRDQDEELHYGDDELSGDSQSVKMNNFESYPEKDNIKHTSRENNSLKNKSLHFPKTSLKQSKFLSSHALKSIRLHGAVGNIVND